One window from the genome of Carcharodon carcharias isolate sCarCar2 chromosome 9, sCarCar2.pri, whole genome shotgun sequence encodes:
- the LOC121281779 gene encoding ubiquitin-like protein 3 — MSSASIDKVNLRLILVSGKTQEFMFSPNDSAADIAKHVYENWPMDWDEEQVSSPNILRLIYQGRFLHGNVTLGALKLPPGRMTVMHLVARETLPEPNSQGQRNREKTGESNCCMIL, encoded by the exons ATGTCTTCTGCATCTATTGATAAG GTAAACCTGCGTCTTATTCTCGTTAGTGGGAAGACACAGGAGTTTATGTTTTCACCGAATGATTCTGCTGCAGATATTGCCAAACATGTCTATGAAAACTGGCCTATGG ACTGGGATGAAGAACAGGTTAGTAGCCCCAACATTCTTCGGCTCATTTACCAAGGAAGATTTTTACATGGAAATGTCACCTTGGGGG CTCTGAAGCTTCCTCCTGGAAGGATGACAGTGATGCACTTGGTTGCCAGAGAGACATTACCAGAACCTAATTCGCAAG gtCAAAGAAATCgggagaagacaggagagagcaatTGTTGTATGATTTTGTGA